TGCAGATTTCCTCATTAAATGCGGCATAGCCCGGGTCTGCGCACTCCAAGGGGGAATCTACGCACTGCGTGGAATTCGACCACAGTTATTAGTTCCTCCAGAGTATtcgtaaaaatataatataagctgttattatatatatttttatttgaagagTTACTTTAAGAGTATATTATGCATTGTATATTCATCAAGACAAGATTATTTGTatgattatttaataaattttaattaattaatgaatatacTGGAGGATATATTTCTTTGATATGATGTCTATATCTATCTATTTATATTGCCATGGCAACGAAATCCCTTCAAAGCGCACAAACATTCCAGCCCATGAGTCAAGTCAATGTTTCTTTCTCAGTAtacgataattatttataatttcgtGGAATAGTATAATAAATCACTGATGGTAGAATGTCAGAAATGACTGTTTCCCTTCGCAAGTGGGTAAAGAAGTATATAAGAGAACGATTCAACGATGATATTGAACAACAATTAAACGATGGAAGGGTAGAAGATGCTAGGGAGAGGAAAAAGtccgaaaaaaatgaaacaaaaattttatcacaATTAATTGCCAATGACATGGTGAAGTCTCGTGAAATTTGTGAAATAATTGCAGCTTTAAAGAAAATGAAGGATACAACAAACAATGACGACGATAATGGGCAAGGTAACGTAAATTTGGCAAATATTGACGAAAATTTTCAGGCGTACAGGAGTGATGATCTAACCGAAAACTGGGATGGCCCTTTGCTACCATCATCCCAGATGGAGGGTAACAatctttttttgatttttgatgaaattaaaatggaCAAACCGGTCCATGTGAGACTCGGTGGATTTGAAATGCTTCTGGAAAGTGATTTGTCAAACAATTGCAACAGCGATGCATTTAAAGAGCTTCTAAATCTACTAAAGGATGGCATTGTTGACACGACAAGGGCAGTTTTTGAAGCCAGTCTTCGCCTTCATGGAAAACTGCTCAACAGTCCTCGATCTCATGAGGTCTATACCAATCTTGTGAATGCCTTTGAGGCATTATATCACTCGGAGAAATTCCACGAAAGCCTTCCAAATTTTGGCACAGGCATCAacttcaaaatatttatccacGAAAAATTACTGCGAATACTTTATGTTATTGTCAGATTTCACAGGGAAATGTTGAAGAATGTGAGAATCATAGACAGAACAATGGAAGAAATGATTGATCAGTTTTTTGTTCTACTGATGTACGATGAGAGTAAGAAAAATTCACACTGCAAGAACCTTAGCCCATTGAATCTAGTATCTGTCCTGGAACCCCATTCTAATTGGAGTGAAAAATGGATCCATAGTGTGGCAAcgaaaagaattttcatttctgcTGTGTCAAAATCACCAACATTACTGCATACAGTATGTGAAATTGTACAAAAGGGCCTGGATCAAACGACATTCAATGGGGCCTTTGGATATTCCATAAAAGACGATGTAATCCAGTCGATGTCCCGTTCAGTGTACATATCAGGTGAAACTGTAGAAACAATAACCTATTTGCATTGTCTAAATTTTGTagctcaaataaataattgttttgaTGGTACTTCGACAAATATGGCGCTGGGTTATTTCCTAGAGTTGCCTTTGTCGTGTGAAGTTTTTACTTTGGCCTTGATAACTTCACTCAATTCACTGGCTACAACAACAATTCCAAAAGCTATTTACAACGCATCGCAACATGCCTTGAAACTCATCCTCGATCAGCCAACACGTTCTTTCGACTCTACGGTGGCTCATGCTTCACTAATTCCCCTCATGAACATTATTGAGAACAATGGAAATTTGTGGACACACACCCttgatttgattaattttattcttgATTCTGATGATGGACTGTCATTTTTTACATCTCTGTATCGAAGCACGCCTTCTGACGAATTGGACTCATCTTCTCTAGCTACTCCAGCCTCAAGTTTTCTAAATTATGCATCTAATCTTCTACGACAACCAATAGCCCTCATGAATGTTGATCATGTTATCCAAGTACTTGAATTGGTTGGGAAATTGTTtcatattattaaaaatttcagtatTATTCATGAGATAGTGAAAAATGACTTGTACCCTTCGATAGAATATTTCTACaagaaaattcagaaatattcaataagacATGACAATAACAGTCAACTTTTAGACAGGTAtgaatgacaatttttatattgGAATAAGCTAAACAGAGCAATTGCTAGATGATTGATTACTTAAATGGGGATATGATAACTTCTATGTCACTGAGAATATTTTATCCATGTGGGAAAAAATGTATCCcaagtaaaaatatttaaataaacgcTCAAAAGTCAGCTtgattgaaaggaaaaaaaaagttgaacatAATCAAAGAAGGATTTATTAAATGGCCtctttaaatattcattttattcatttagaattatttaatgcaaGTCAAGCTCATCTAGAAATTGACCAAATAACCCCAATGTATACTCTCAaacataattaaataataataataataataattctagcGTCATTCAGGAAATGgtattgaaaattgtagcTTGGCCTCTTGGAttacaattattatcaaaaaacCAACAGACCCTTGAGGAACTAATCAGGGGCTCCATAAACCCCTTTCGCCATTGCTGGAATTCTAatgacataattttcttcatctcTTCTGTAAGTTATATCGATCCAGGCTGCAAATTAATGGCCAATCTGATTCCACATACAGTATCAATGCTGTTAGATGAAATCAATGGCAATATGGATAACCCAGAAAATTTAGCTGATCTACGAGATTGCAAACacgtagaaaaatttattcacgttCTTTCGCTGTTTACGCTCAATACAAAATGTACGTATCCATTAATTTTGATACCTTGTGGGAATGTCTATTTAAAGTTTTCGTTTTTATCTCTAGGTTTTTTGATTTTCATGTTGGATGAAGATTCAGCTGACGAAAACTCCAGCTATCCTCGTAATTTATGTCAACTCTTCAATCATGCTTTAACGATTGATTCAACTTTCCACTATATCAGTCTATTATCATTAGAAACTGTTGTTTGGAATcttgatattttaatttatttactcaaTCGTTACAATTTACaggtatttattttatattttacatcatggaatattattattattggaaaTCTATGATTAATCATCAACACAGTAGAAATgtctttccaattttccataattcttGAAGTTAATAACGGCGCCTCCCTACAATTATTGCTTGTAGTCAAAGTTCCTTGAACTTCAAACTTCCTGTCTCATTGAAGTTACAAAATATAAAGAAAACACTCAAGACGAAGGAATTGAGGAAGAATTTAATGATAATGAGAATTAtgctgaagaaaataaaaatgagaaaaccaAGGAGAGTCACGAAGTTCATGTTATCGATGAAGGTAGCATGCTTCGCAGCAGCATTCTGTCAAAATCTTATTTTATCCGTcataaattagaaaaattgactCATGATGAGAATCCAGAAAACTGTATACTCTATTCCAATTTTCCACCTACGACGACACTTGGAAATAAtgaggtaattttttcaatgtctgAGTCTCCTTCGGAACTCGAAGAATTCCTGGATAACTGTAAGCCAGGTCTCAGGGATAGTGCTTGGGTCATGCAGATCAGGAATGCCCATCGCAATTCACCGAATCCAATGAAGGTATTACTAATAGTAAAATATTGGCTTGCTAAGTGATAGATGGTAATTCCAATTTTTACGGTATTTTTACCTATTGAATAggattttccatatttttttgatagtTTCTTTCGtacgttaattaaattttacatattcaaatttctttgattAAATAGGGAAAACAATCGCCCTTCCCATTTGTTAATACTAAAATATCTATAAGTCTTTGAATTATGAGCAAAAAActtcattcaaattttcacTATTAATAGCACTCTACCTATTTAAATCTCTTGGATCAAATGGAGAGTGCAATCGCGGCTGTTGATTGGATTGACATGTACAAATGGGATGATTCTAAATCACCACCATTTGGCCACCAGTGGTTGCCAGAGGAGGACATCGGTCTGGATTTGGTTATTAGATGTGCCGAATATCACTGGAAAAATCCAAGTAGTACATCCCATTTCAAAGACAAACttaagaaattttttgaatcaacccacaaattcataaaataccAGAGACGTGAATGTTTTGAGGAGTTTGACTGGTTTCTCGCAACAGTAGTCATCATTTGCGAGGGCAATTTTGACAGGTAAGATTGATAATAACAATAGCGTCTCAGTAAGTCGCGAATCGATTGGAAAACACTTCAACAAAAGACTCTAGCAGACTTTTAGTCATCATTGACATGTCTCAGATTGAAAACTTAATcttcatttcaataattttttattaccacTGATcaagatttcaatttttcatcacagACTTGTCGTTCTTTCAGATGTAAAGATTTTGTCAAGAGTATTGTGCGATTcccatcaacaatttttatgtgGAATTTTCATGGCATATCATATGCAAAAGCAAGTAAGATTGAAAGTTTCGCAACACAACTCAGCCTGGCCCAGCAAATTGACGCAATTGTAATTCAAGAATTTCCTGGAATGAACTATGCTATGATGGTACGTATATTTTTCTTATATAATAAAGAGACAATAAAACTTACTTTCGGTAGTAAAAATGGCATTACCATTTTATTTCGTCATTAGATGACTATTCAGGAAAACTCAAATTTTCACATTATCCATATCAAAATCATTGATGACAGAAGGGTTTGGGTTTCATTATACAGTTTGGCTGACAGTGAAAAAACTTGATATGAAATATCTACTCTGATTCTCGGaagaatattgttttttttttattttatgaacgTGAAGTCAATAGTTTGATACAGCCAATAGAGAgacgtgaaaaaattctctacATTTGAACAAGCATGCATATACGCCTCTGGAATTACGgaagatagcgaaattttgcTAAAAATCTTTTTAATAGAATGGGAAAAGATTTGCAGGAAAATTcttaataaaaatgttatcaTCGCCCTTCAATTTccagatattaaaaaaaaaagtaataattctAATCAATTTGAGTTGATTGACCTTTTACTACCAAATTTGAAGGACTAATTTTAAGGTATATTCACCAGAATGAGTGGGGCTTCAAATGGTGGATGATCTGCAACCGATTTTTATCTCAATGTTTCTGGGGTGTACTCGAATGGTCGgaaattattcactttttGGCTGTATGCATATTATATCCTCCCGATCACATTGTTTACTATTGTATTTCACTGCTGCAACACTGTGAAGCAAAAATCATGCAGGACATTGTTGACAAAAAATATTGGCCGGAAAGCATTGTAAGTACTGACTTTTAGATAAATCATaggtaattataaaaatttatgactGTTATTGCAGGATTTGCGTAGTTACCAGTGTCACAATTATATAGATTACATGGATCGATTATCGAAAAAGTATCGAAATCAAATTCTTTCATCCCTGAATCAAAACAAATCTTCTGGAATCgaagaggattaaggatttTCATTACTAACAGCCATCCAAAAGCCGtattattaaagaaaaaagaagaagaaaaaaaaacttgctTACCTGTACTTGTTTGCTTTTCTCTAATAAAagaattcaaatttcaataattttatcttgttttattcattaattcaaaGTATTAAAGGTGTACGGAATTTGAAGGACTCCTGCAAGTCTTTTATATTGTGtcatttcaattattcctcGTGAATGGCAAAGAGTTTTGCTATTTCATTTAAATCTTCATAATGAGTTCCTCTTGCCAGCACCTTTGAATGACAACATGAATTATTAGCGATAAATTCAAAATGAGAGAAGTagtttttcggaaaaaaaatgacaagatTTACCTGACGAGCCAGTGACATACGGTTAAAGATATTCCACAGAACAATGCCCACCACAGTGTCATTCCTGAGATAGAAAATTATTCCCTTGCCATAATCCTGTTCTGGTATTGAAGccactggatttttttcatctttgttAGTCTGCCACAGATTTTGAGCAGTCTTTTCTTCTTTTACCTGATCGCTCATTTCTGTAGCACTTGTCTTTGCATTATCATTCGTATCTTCAGCTTTGGCAAATACACCGACCGTAGGAAGGCTGGAATcgacgattccaatggcctcGTAACCAACGTCTGGACCCAGGTCAGACCAAAACATTGACTGATGCAAGTAAGGCTTACCTGCACCAGTCATATTTTCGCCAGCAAGTCTTCCAGAAATGACTGCATGATCGTGATGCTCGACTCGTCTACGACCGAGTTTTACATCGTAGAAACAAGCTGCATCACCAGCTACCCAAACATTACTTCGTGCTTCGAGTTCAGCATTTACCAAAAATCCACCGGTCTCTGGATCAACTTCGAGATTTGATGGCTCAGCGAGTTGGGTATTAGCAGCAACTCCCAGTGCAACTACCACTTGATCAGCTTCAATCTGAgtgttcaatgaaaattcattattttaatgatgaaaactgaaaattttctcattaaatgGTGGCAAGTGGCAATTCGACATAAGAAAATGGTTATTATAGATAATCCTTGTTGGTagccattaaaaaataatttcgattTACCACAACCTACTGAATGAATTaccatttttccattattcaaTATCAAATTCAACTGCCCGTTCTTCACTTCGTAATTCTCAATTTCCACATTAGGCACACAAGTCACTCCCTCCATTGTCGATTTCTTCGTCGTCCATTCACACAAATACTCCGGCAAAACTTGTgacattatgaatttttccttGTAAATCTGATACACATGTTTCTGTGTATTTCCAAGATTTCGTGAGAGTGAGCAGGCAAGCTCTGAGCCTAAAAATCCACCCCCAACAATAACGATATTCTTCAATTTCGGATCAGCGAGTCTCTCCTCAAGTTGAAGAAAATCATCTTTCGTCCTGAATGGAATGACTTTAGATGTAACTGATTCATCGGCATTTTCGAATATCGAGAGATTCTTCGGCGATGCGCCAGTCGCAATGAGACACTTATCGTACTTAATTTCATATCCGTCCTCGAGTATTGCTAGTCTGTTAATaggatcaatattttttaccgtCCAACCTGTTGCAACAGCCACACCACCCTTGTCTGATTTCATAAGATTATCGACATTTGCATAGAACTCTGGGGGTTCATAGTACAAACTGTAAAGGTGACATTCattgattaaaattatcatttgtgTTATCGTGATAAGTTAATTAGTGAATTATGGACCTTCTTTCTGTGCCATTCCACTGTCTAAAAGTCAACTGTGCGGATACTTCACGATTTTTGTTGTACCACAATTCTTTTGATAATGGTGGCCTCATATAAGGATGATCTGGCTCGTTCGTTATCACAAGTacctgttaatttttttcattgataataaattcttCATCTTATTTACATTTGTTCGTCGTGGAAATTATAATAACATAATTTCCACAAGGTGAAGGTGATAAAATATACCTTAGCTTTTGGATCGCGAGATTTAATTGATCGAAATGCAGAAAATGCAGCTGTTCCTCCCCCAATTAATAAATAGGGAACGTCTGTCGGGAGGAAATCTGAACTGACAGGATAGCGGACCTTTACTGTTTTCTTCTGTTTTTCACTCTCTTTTTTCTCTGCAAGCAAAAACTTATTTAGCACAAGCCTTCAGGCGCGTACTTCCATTAACTATCATAACGTTGCGTACTTTTAGAGGGACTTTTCGATGCTGCTCCCTCGTTTCCTTGGTTCATCCAATCTGTACGAGTGTactgaaattaaataatcaagaGAATGTTAACAGTTAAAAAAAGAACAATGATAACGCTAATGGCAATGGACAAATGCATACCGTATAGACTGCAACACCTGCAAAGATGATGACGGCAATAATATGTTTCCAGTATTTAGGAGCATTGTTATTCTCCGAGGGGCCCTTGGGTTGTATTTTACCACAAATTTCTTCACACGCTGGTGGACATCCACTAGTAACAGAGCTCTTTGAGGAAGGCtgtgttgatttttcattgaattttggtGGCAAACATTCCTCAGCCTTAATTGTTCTACCCCGTGGTTTTACAGGCTTGTTAACTTTATTATTACTCCCATTGCTGAGATTTCCAATTTCTGTTAAAGGAATTTCGAACAAGGTATCAGTACTCAACATTAATTAGAATGAGGTTAAGATGCTTTTCACGTGCTTCGTACGCCTTAATCTATTTTAGAGAATCTACTAATACACTTTTAATTTCGACAAACATACGACAATCCATGGAAATTCGAGGAATACTAACGGCCAGTAAATTCAAAAACTGCTGATTTTATGCAATTGGGATATGCATGTCTGGTGATCCGTGATATTTGACCAATTCCTCTACCACAACTCAACATGTTTCTTGCTTTGTTTTATTATTGTAACActacaagttttttttttttcaatttattttatatcctTTTTTATGGCATATTAATAACACTCACTGTTGAAAATTTAGTATATACACAAGAATAACCTCAAATACAAATGCAAGAGTAAATCATTTCCTGGGATTATTATTATGTCTATACTATGTCTATACTATATGTGTGGGTCTATACTATATATGTGGGTCGCAGTAGGGGAAAATTTCGTAGTGGTGTCGCCATGAACTATGATGGTGAACGTGCCTGTTGGTAAGACATTACCACGGCCGTCTATAGTTTTTAGTAGTAGTGGGAATCGTATGACTAGGGAATGTATAGTCCAGTTCAGTTGTGCTTGAAGTAAGCGTGGAATTGAACCACCAATTTACCATAAAAATCATAGAAAAACAGCAAATTCATGATATTTTGCCACTTACATATAGATAACACTATTAATTGAAATCAGTGCTTTTGGCAGATAATTAGTCAAACAAAATGATAAAAGTGACGATTCCAGAAAATTTCCGTGACTGTACATTGATAATTCCTGCAGTAGCAGTGGGAAATGTAGCACAGTTGACCATTGATCTCATAATTTCAAACGGTGAATTCGAAAGAATAGGACACATAACGAGTTCCTGCTTCATTCCAATTATCGGTGGCAATCCCTATGTCGATAATTCAACGGAACTTTGTACCTCGTGTgatatttatcataatttccagagaaaattaattgctaTTCAGATACGATCACCTGTCACAAAGAAACCCAGCGCTTTGTTCAATTCTATTAAGCAGTTTGTTGATGATCATGGGATTGACAAGGTATCGAGCACGTTCAACTTGCATTTGCAATCACATCTTAATTGTccttatcaataattttcaccatTTTGTAGGTTATCATTTTAACGAGCGGATGGGCCCACACAAGAATTGATACTCAAATTCAAAGTGATCCAATGCGATATTTGGTTTCATCGAGTTTTCTATCGAAATACGGACAAAAGATTGATGATTCTGGATGGATAGCACTTGAGGAGAGACCATTCAGGTGTGGAACGGGAGGTGATGTGAGAATACCTGGTGGTGGATTCGCTCATCAGTTATTTGAATTTCTTAAACAGTGTGAAATTCCCACAGCAATTCTCCTTCGATTCTGTTCAGAAGGAGATAATATACTGGATGCTGTAGCTCTTTTGAATTATACATGTAAATGGATTTCGATGACTATTTCTGACATTAGGGTGCCGAATTCGTGGAAATTTCTGTACGGAAAACCGGCTCCTAATAATCTGTACTAGAGTACTACTTTTGTCATTTACatacaaataaaataagtaaataagtatttatcattttaatttttagccCTAACATTGGAATGgcaaatttatggaaattcgataaataattgaaaattagtcCCGATCAGTCATCATCGTGATTGGTAGgtgaagaaaattaataaatcagtattcacaatttttattttaaatataattaaaaaatctcaattatACTGGAATACTCAATGACTTTAAGCAGAGAGCTTTGCTTTCGCCGAGAAGGCAGCATATGATACAACAACAGCGAGAACTACCGCAAGTAATTCGGAATTGATCCAGGGTCCTTGATAAACACCTGGGTTATTGAGTGTTACAACTGCCAAAGGTTTAACAGCCTCCGGATTTTCCCCGTTTCGCATAGTCTTGCGAAGGGCTGCATAGCTCTCCTCGTCATATAATTTGACACTATAGTCACCAGAGCGTACTTTTTTCACATCTTCTGTCCACGATACCTGAATAAACAAAATGCGTGTTTATGTTATAAATCCACATTGGAGAATGATGCCAAATAAAACTGTTGAAAAATACTTGACGCAAAGCCGAAAATTAGCCAACTCTTGGttattgattatatttttaattttgaaagtactaataataacaataataataataataataataataataataataataataataataatgataatttccTATTGAATACAAATGGATATGCACTGTGAACAAAAATATCCAATGCGTCaagtgaattcaattttccgaTAAGATATCAACGTCCCGTTGAATTTCCCGCCCCCAATATAAACACATATGGCGATTATATTGACGAATAAGGTATCGGTTTTCAGGCAAACTTAATGTGCCATGTTGTGTTGTTACTTTGTTAAATAAGGAGAATAGGAGTATAGAAGgattaaaatataatgaagACAACTGATATACCTGGTATTTGTTATCAGTGCTAAGTCGTACAGCTGGTAGAGATTTGCCCTCGCACTCAGCATAAAGTGAAATATCCTTCACTCCGTTGCTGCATTTCAATGTAAATTGAGTGGTGAATGCAACATTTGTGAGAATTGTTGCATCTTCCGTTACATATGCTGAAGCGGTAATCTCAGGTTTCTCACAGGTTTCTCCAAGAACACCACAAACGGAGAGGAAGAAAATGCACGAACCTACAAGATACTTTACCATTCTCTTCAATTTCGCTCCAACGGAGACACTGGaagcacaaaaaaaattcagtgactactcaatgaaaaataactcaGGATACACAGATGCTGATTATAATGAGTTATCAGTAATTCTCCAATAGTACCTTGTGGTACGGTGTTTACAATGCTCCAACGGCTACACCTCACGAATGATGGCCAACTACTCACAAATCCAAGTGGTGCGTCGCGCCACGTGtcagaaaatttgaaatgtgAGCAGTATGGTGGAGCTACTTGCCGCTgctgaatatatatatatattcaggAATTCAGGAGgctaattttttatgattctaTGATGCTGTGGAgaactattttttctttcattccaTGCCttagaaatgataaaaattttcaccgaGAATCTAGAGCCATAGAACAATATAATGGAAGATAATCAACTTGAATTTTTACTATAACGTCAATTCTTGGTTCGACATTATAGGGACTTGTATTAAATAGAATTGAGGAAAACAATTAACAGCcattgtgatttttattttctatttgtagtagaatttttctagaaaatttctctccatttgatgtgctaaaagtGTTTTGTGCtcagacaaaaaatatattaactaTCACCGCGACAGCCGAAAGCGCATGCCTGACATCGGCTAAATATATATTCTGTTACATATTAAAGTTTGCATTCTCTTTCCGCAGTCAATTCAAATATTCCATGGAAGACGAATATCCCTTCTGGAGCcaacaaaatcattttcattgattgtAAATCATCCATAAACGATCTTGGATAATTTTCTCTACATTTGTCTttggtgaaaattattaaaatgtaTAAAAAGTTTCCATAAGTGATTTGTCAATGAaactaaataataataataatcaattaattgtcATTGGGATTGACTTGTTGATTTCTTCATATTATtggaattgaatttgaaatattatcaTCTCCGAAAAATGGAAACGGGAATGTAAGTCATCAAGAAAACATATAAATCCCCAGTGGAGATATACATGTACATAACGCAGATGAAGAACTGAAAAGTCATTGGACTGGTGACTCTAACTTGAGAGGTTTTCTGACGCATAATGTTTTCGTCGAGAACCAGAATAGAAACGAGAGCGACATAGCAACGTTGAAAGATATACTTAAACGGATTCATGGCGAACATACGATAGTGATTATAACTGAGGGTAAAATGTAAAGcgaatttttgagaaaatttacCTCAAGTAAATATGAGCGTTGTTATATGGAACGATATTTAAATACGTCTATTTGATAAACATCTTGGGGAGTTATAAAAAGAGAGAATCGCATTATTgtttggattattttcattacaatCTAACATTTCCAGATGTGTAAAAAAATGGGTATTTTTCTATCTCTTTTTCTATTATTGCCAGTGGTACATTTGTCACAAGTCCCCTCAGTATGCGGTAGTGATTCCACGAGTGCTAAAACTCAGGATAACTTGGTACTCTATAAAATTACACTCAATACTTATTGGACGcgtattaaatttccaaaatattatCCAAATGACAGGGCGCAAT
This genomic stretch from Diachasmimorpha longicaudata isolate KC_UGA_2023 chromosome 6, iyDiaLong2, whole genome shotgun sequence harbors:
- the LOC135163905 gene encoding translocon-associated protein subunit delta translates to MVKYLVGSCIFFLSVCGVLGETCEKPEITASAYVTEDATILTNVAFTTQFTLKCSNGVKDISLYAECEGKSLPAVRLSTDNKYQVSWTEDVKKVRSGDYSVKLYDEESYAALRKTMRNGENPEAVKPLAVVTLNNPGVYQGPWINSELLAVVLAVVVSYAAFSAKAKLSA